The Sulfitobacter sp. SK012 nucleotide sequence TCGATCAGGCGAACGTCCTCCTTGGGGCCAAGACCAATTTTCATCTTGGTGGCCTTAAACCCCATGTCTTTGATTGCTGCAGCTTCGTCCGTGAACCTTGCAACAAGGCTGTCGGCACTTTCGGGGCGCAGCATCATGCCGTAGCCGTAAACCTCGATCCGATCGCGGTGCGCGCCGCCGATCAGTTTGTGCAACGGCAATCCTGCGACCTTGCCTGCAATGTCCCACAGCGCGATATCAACGCCAGACAAGGATTGCAGCGGCATGCCCTTTTGACCGTGATCGCGCATCAAGTTGTAGACTTTGTGCCAGATCACGTCGCGATCCAACGGGTCCATCCCTAACACCATCGGCTGAATAACTTTTTCAACAATTCCTTTGTTTGCGAGGGCAATGTTGCCCGCACCAAAGCATTCGCCCCACCCCGTAATCCCTTCGTCGGTCTCTACTTCGACCAGATGGGCAGTGCGTTTGGTATAATACTGCTGCGAATACCCCAAAGGTTCGGGCAGCTCATAGCCCAAGACATGGCTGGTAATGCGGACAATCTTCACGGGTTCACCCCTCCGAATGTGGTGGTATCTAGCGCGCGCGTTATCCGCTTTTGAACAAGATAGTCGTGCAGCGCGAGGGTCGAGCAATCATGCCCGATCCCGGATTGGCCGATCCCACCATGTGGCAGATCAATGTCATATTTCACGCCGTTGATCTGAATTTCACCGTAACGAAGCTGCGCCGCGTAGTGTTCAGCGCGCGCTAGATTGCGGGTGAAGATATAGGCTGTCAGCCCGCCCTCTTCACAATCATTTGCCATGCGCAACAGGTCGTTTTCATCGGCGAACGCAATAAGGCTGACAATCGGACCAAAGGTCTCTTCACGATAAACGCTCATCGTTTCGGACACATCGCTCAGCACCGTTGGGGCAAGATAATGACCTGCATTCAAACCCGCTGGTCGTTCGCCGCCCGCCAAAAGCGTGGCACCATCGGATACTGCGGCATCAACCAGCCCCATCAGCCGTGTCCACGCGCGCCCATCAATCACCGGGCCGGTTGTAATGTCAGCATCCTTATCAAATCCAACTTTCGCTGCCTTTGCCCGATCGACCACCTTTTGGGTGAAGGCTTCGCGTACAGCATCCGCCACGAAAACGCGGTTCGGAGAGACACAAATCTGGCCAGCATTGCTGAATTTCACGCCGGTGACGATATCCGCGGCCAGATCTAGATCAGCATCCTCAAACACCAAAACCGGTGCATTGCCACCCAGTTCCATCGAATAGCGTTTGATCGAAGTGGCACCAGCGCGCATGATGTGCTGGCCGGTCTTGGTCGATCCGATCAGCGTGATGACTTGTGGAATTGTCGAGGCGCTCAATGCATCCGCCACCGCATAGCTTTCTGTCGCCAGAATTTGCACCACCCCTTTGGGCAGGCCGATTTTTTCGCACAGCGCGCCCACGGCATAAGCTGAGATCGGTGTGGCTTCGGAGGGGCGAATGATGATCGGGCATCCTGCCGCCATGGCCGGGCCAATTTTAAAGGCCAAGTTCAGCAGCGGGAAATTCCATGCAAGAAACGCGACGGCCACACCAGCAGGTTCATAGGCCATCCGGTGCGTATGCGTCCCCGCTCGGTCGACCATACTGTAATCATGCAACCGCGCGATTTCTTCTGCGTAAAAATCCAACGAAGCGACCAGACGATCCCAGTCTTCTTCTGTCTGTGCCCACGGTTTACCCATCTCGTGATGGACACAGGAACGGAGCCACTCCTGATTTGCGACAACCTCATCACGCAGTTTGCGCATCCATGCCTGACGTTCAGCAATGGAAGTTGCTGCCCATGCGGGAAAGGCTGCCTTTGCGGCTTGTAATGCACGTTCCGCGTCATCCGCGCCAGCGACGGCAACAGTCGCCACAAGCGTTTCAGTCGCCGGATTAACAACGTCGCGCGTGGCGTTACCGTCAGTCAGCGCGCCGTCGATATACATTTGAGATGGGAAATTCATAACGCGGACCTTAGTCAAATAGGGTTTCAATATTGGTTTTAATGCTGTCGCCGACGTAAAGAGCCATCGCCTGAATTGTGGAGGTCGGATTGACTGCGCCAGCTGTTGGAAAGATCGAGCCATCGACGATGAACAGGTTCTTGACGTCGTGACTGCGCCCCCAGCCATTCACCACCGACGTTTTGGGATCCTTGCCCATCCGGCAAGTGCCCATTTGATGCCAACCCGCGCGCCACCACACTTTGCCGTCAGCTTTGGTCAGAACTTTCTTCGCACCTGCAGCCAGCAAGATATCCGTCGCGCGTTCTTCTCCGTGGCGCAGCATTTTGCGGGTATTTTCGCCTAAACGATAGGTGATTTTCGGCGCGGGGATGCCATCGCTGTCGGTCAAGTCCGGGTCGAGCGTGACGCAGTTGTGCTCTTCGGGCAGATCCTCACAGACGACAGTCAAACCAGCAAGATAAGGATAGACGTTGTCCATAATCTCGCGATGCTCCGCCCCCCACGGGATCGGATTGTCGATGCCATACCCGCCAAGCGCATAGGTCATCGGCGTTGTGGAGCGCCCCGAATGCAATCCATACCCCCGCACAAAACCTCGGCTTGGGTCCGTTTCATAGAACTCTTGGCTCAGGATCGAACAGGCCATCGGTCCTTCGTGCCCCAACATCGGTTCATCAAAGACTCCGGAAACCCCTGTCAGGGGATGGAACATCAGGTTTTTCCCGACCATGCCGTTGCGATTTGCGAGCCCTTCAGGGAAAGCTTTGGATTTCGAGTTTAACAACAGGCGCGGCGTGCCGACGCCATTACATGCGACGACAACCAATTCAGTACGCTGTTCGTGAACTTGTCCGTCCGCGCCATGATACAACACACCCGTGGCCATCCCGGTCTTTTCATCCACAAGGATTTCACGCACGCGACATTCCGAACGCAGCTCAACCCCTGCGTTTTCGAGCACTGGCCAGTACGTGAAGTTGGTGCCGCCCTTTGCGCCGACACTGCACCCTAGATCACAGGTGCCCGCGTTCACGCATTTTTGTCGCCCATCGTGGTCCTGACTGAGGATCGACACATCAGAAGGCCACCAGTGATAGCCCTTTTCATTGAACCCTCTCGCGAGCGACTGACCCAACTTGCCCAACGGGATCGGTGGCAGTTCTGGCGTGTAATCTGGATAGGCAGGGTTTCCACCTAAACCCGACACGCCCGTGACGCGGTCGTTCATATCATAGAATGGGGCAAGCGTTTCGTAATCGACCGGCCAATCTTCACCGACGCCATCAAGCGACTTGGTGCGGAAATCGGAAGGCTTCATTCGAGGCCAATGGCCCAGAAAGTTAATCGTGGAACCACCGACCGCATTGAAGTTTACCGGCATGATACAGCTGTCATCCGCATTAATCGGATAGTCCTGCTTCAACCGACGCACATTGGGATCGCAGGAGAACTCACCGTAGCGGGCCAGTTCATAGTTATCATCGCGGCTGGGGAAGTCTTTGTCTTCAAGACGCGGACCTTGTTCCAAGCACAAAATGCGCATCCGAGTTTCCAAAAGCGACCAGGCAATGGCTGCGCCCGATGCTCCGGCACCAATAATTAAAACATCGACAGGGTCATTTTGCATCGCGATAGACCTTTCCTCGCGCACGCACTGGTGCCGTCAATTTGTCCATGAAGTCCGCACTTTCGCGGTCGACCGGATAGCCCTTGGGGTGGATGGGATGCGCTCCGACGCCAACATAGGGGCGCGTGTCAGGGCGGCTGTAGTAACCCATGTAGGTTAGCCGAACGAGCGTCTCGAAAGCTTGAACGTTTGCCGCTTCTACACGTTTCAAATCCGCGATTTTCTCATCACGTGGTAGGGTCGTGAAATTGGCCGAGATCGCGTTCAGGATCGTCCGCACGGATCCAACCGGATCGGGTGCATAGGCATGAGCGGTCGGGAGAAACTCCGCCACACCCAATGCGCCCGCTCCGGGGATGCCACCGTCTCCGCTCTGGGGGATCAGTTCATCAAGGACTGCATCCAGAGTAGGTCTGTCGTTTTCATTCAACATGACGGATTACCTCTCTGAAGTGCCCGAACGGGACACCGCATCAATAGCCACAGCCAGCAACAGGATCGCGCCGGAGAACATCAGCTTATCGGCCGCACTCGCGCCTGACAGGTCCAACCCGTTGCCAAGTGAACCGATAACCAGCGCTCCAAGGATGGCGTTCCAGACCGATCCACGCCCGCCGAACAGCGACGTCCCTCCGATGACAGCTGCACCGATTGATTCCAGAAGAAGCGAGCCGCCCGCAAAAGCTGTGTAGGAAACAGAGCCAAAACGGGAGGCACCAAAAATGCCGCCGATCGCCGCCATAAGCCCAACAATGGCAAAAGCAGAAACGCGGATCCGTTTGACATTCATGCCCACACGCCGCGCGCTTTCTGCATTGCCGCCAACCGAAAACAGAGAACGGCCATAAGGTGTCGACGTGGTAATCCAGCCGACAAGCGCAGTGATCACCATCAGCAAAACAATGAGCAAAGGAACCGAACGGTAGGCATTTAGTGTCGCGACCGTTGCCACCATCAAAACGCCGAAGAAGGCGATTTGTCCCCAAACAGCGAATGGACTGTCAAGTTCAACCCCACGTGTCTTGCGCTGCGATTGTCTGCGCAGAGAAAGATAGGCAAAGA carries:
- a CDS encoding aldehyde dehydrogenase family protein, with amino-acid sequence MNFPSQMYIDGALTDGNATRDVVNPATETLVATVAVAGADDAERALQAAKAAFPAWAATSIAERQAWMRKLRDEVVANQEWLRSCVHHEMGKPWAQTEEDWDRLVASLDFYAEEIARLHDYSMVDRAGTHTHRMAYEPAGVAVAFLAWNFPLLNLAFKIGPAMAAGCPIIIRPSEATPISAYAVGALCEKIGLPKGVVQILATESYAVADALSASTIPQVITLIGSTKTGQHIMRAGATSIKRYSMELGGNAPVLVFEDADLDLAADIVTGVKFSNAGQICVSPNRVFVADAVREAFTQKVVDRAKAAKVGFDKDADITTGPVIDGRAWTRLMGLVDAAVSDGATLLAGGERPAGLNAGHYLAPTVLSDVSETMSVYREETFGPIVSLIAFADENDLLRMANDCEEGGLTAYIFTRNLARAEHYAAQLRYGEIQINGVKYDIDLPHGGIGQSGIGHDCSTLALHDYLVQKRITRALDTTTFGGVNP
- a CDS encoding GMC family oxidoreductase, with product MQNDPVDVLIIGAGASGAAIAWSLLETRMRILCLEQGPRLEDKDFPSRDDNYELARYGEFSCDPNVRRLKQDYPINADDSCIMPVNFNAVGGSTINFLGHWPRMKPSDFRTKSLDGVGEDWPVDYETLAPFYDMNDRVTGVSGLGGNPAYPDYTPELPPIPLGKLGQSLARGFNEKGYHWWPSDVSILSQDHDGRQKCVNAGTCDLGCSVGAKGGTNFTYWPVLENAGVELRSECRVREILVDEKTGMATGVLYHGADGQVHEQRTELVVVACNGVGTPRLLLNSKSKAFPEGLANRNGMVGKNLMFHPLTGVSGVFDEPMLGHEGPMACSILSQEFYETDPSRGFVRGYGLHSGRSTTPMTYALGGYGIDNPIPWGAEHREIMDNVYPYLAGLTVVCEDLPEEHNCVTLDPDLTDSDGIPAPKITYRLGENTRKMLRHGEERATDILLAAGAKKVLTKADGKVWWRAGWHQMGTCRMGKDPKTSVVNGWGRSHDVKNLFIVDGSIFPTAGAVNPTSTIQAMALYVGDSIKTNIETLFD
- a CDS encoding gluconate 2-dehydrogenase subunit 3 family protein, with the translated sequence MLNENDRPTLDAVLDELIPQSGDGGIPGAGALGVAEFLPTAHAYAPDPVGSVRTILNAISANFTTLPRDEKIADLKRVEAANVQAFETLVRLTYMGYYSRPDTRPYVGVGAHPIHPKGYPVDRESADFMDKLTAPVRARGKVYRDAK
- a CDS encoding sugar ABC transporter permease — protein: MQPEHKLTFIDRLRIMRETKLGAFVPVLLALAAIWAYFGLAVPLWEYWGDADAESIRFVFLSPRNIYNLFMQSAVIATLAVGITMVLLLGDIDLSAAATAGVCAALLGVLVLAGVPGPIACLIVMGVGIIMGTAQGILVAYVGIPSFVVTLAGLLGFQGLMQKILPTGNLNVSDPFVRGFARVLLPDALGWVLALACIVVFAYLSLRRQSQRKTRGVELDSPFAVWGQIAFFGVLMVATVATLNAYRSVPLLIVLLMVITALVGWITTSTPYGRSLFSVGGNAESARRVGMNVKRIRVSAFAIVGLMAAIGGIFGASRFGSVSYTAFAGGSLLLESIGAAVIGGTSLFGGRGSVWNAILGALVIGSLGNGLDLSGASAADKLMFSGAILLLAVAIDAVSRSGTSER